A genomic window from Ursus arctos isolate Adak ecotype North America unplaced genomic scaffold, UrsArc2.0 scaffold_25, whole genome shotgun sequence includes:
- the WDR20 gene encoding WD repeat-containing protein 20 isoform X3 has product MYLYNVEHTCGTTAPHYQLLKQGESFAVHTCKSKSTRNPLLKWTVGEGALNEFAFSPDGKFLACVSQDGFLRVFNFDSVELRGTMKSYFGGLLCVCWSPDGKYVVTGGEDDLVTVWSFGDCRVIARGHGHKSWVSVVAFDPYTTSVEESDPMEFSGSDEDFQDLLHFGRDRANSTQSRLSKRNSAESRPVSVTYRFGSVGQDTQLCLWDLTEDILFPHQPLSRARTHTNVMNATSPPAGSTGNSVTTPGNSAPPPLPRSNSLPHSTVSNAGSKSSVADGAIASGVSKFATLSLHDRKDRHHEKDHKRNHSMGHISSKSSDKLNLVTKTKTDPAKTLGTPLCPRMEDVPLLEPLICKKIAHERLTVLIFLEDCIVTACQEGFICTWGRPGKVGLLSSQNQASSPGGTVV; this is encoded by the coding sequence ATGTACTTGTATAACGTGGAGCACACTTGTGGCACCACAGCCCCCCACTACCAGCTTCTGAAGCAGGGCGAGAGCTTTGCCGTACACACTTGCAAGAGCAAATCCACGAGGAACCCTCTCCTTAAGTGGACAGTGGGCGAGGGGGCCCTCAACGAGTTTGCTTTCTCCCCAGATGGCAAGTTCTTGGCCTGCGTGAGCCAGGACGGGTTTCTGCGGGTGTTCAACTTTGACTCGGTGGAGCTGCGCGGCACGATGAAGAGCTACTTCGGGGGCTTGCTGTGTGTGTGCTGGAGCCCGGACGGCAAGTACGTCGTGACGGGCGGCGAGGACGACCTGGTGACCGTCTGGTCTTTCGGAGACTGCCGAGTGATCGCTCGAGGCCACGGGCACAAATCCTGGGTCAGTGTGGTCGCGTTTGACCCCTATACCACGAGCGTGGAAGAAAGCGACCCCATGGAGTTTAGTGGCAGTGACGAGGACTTCCAGGACCTTCTTCATTTTGGCCGAGACCGGGCGAACAGTACACAGTCCAGGCTGTCCAAACGGAACTCTGCTGAGAGCCGCCCCGTCAGTGTGACGTACCGGTTCGGCTCGGTGGGCCAGGACACACAGCTCTGCCTCTGGGACCTGACGGAAGACATCCTTTTCCCTCACCAGCCCCTCTCGAGAGCAAGGACACACACAAATGTCATGAACGCCACGAGCCCTCCTGCCGGCAGCACGGGGAACAGTGTCACGACGCCGGGCAACTccgcgcccccgcccctgccccgctCCAACAGCCTCCCCCATTCCACCGTCTCCAACGCCGGTAGCAAGAGCAGCGTGGCCGACGGCGCCATCGCTTCTGGGGTCAGCAAATTCGCGACGCTCTCCCTGCACGACCGGAAGGACAGGCACCATGAGAAAGACCACAAGCGAAACCATAGCATGGGACACATTTCTAGCAAGAGCAGCGATAAACTGAACCTCGTTACTAAAACCAAAACGGACCCAGCTAAAACCCTGGGCACACCCCTGTGTCCTCGGATGGAAGACGTTCCCTTGTTAGAGCCGCTCATCTGTAAAAAGATAGCACATGAAAGACTGACTGTGTTAATTTTTCTTGAAGACTGTATAGTCACTGCTTGTCAGGAGGGATTTATTTGCACATGGGGAAGGCCTGGTAAAGTG